CTTTAGGAATTTCTTTAGTTAGAGGCATTAGTCTAGTACCCATTCCTGCGGCCAATATCACACCAATCATTTTATCACTATTTTGATATTTCTCATACTACCTGTCATGTTAAAACAGATTTTTTATATTCTTATTTCTTATTTAACATTATATTGTTTTTTTAATAATTATATTCTATAATAATTTATAATGGACTCTAAACTATCTAAACCGTAATT
The genomic region above belongs to uncultured Methanobrevibacter sp. and contains:
- a CDS encoding sugar phosphate nucleotidyltransferase, coding for MIGVILAAGMGTRLMPLTKEIPK